One genomic segment of Linepithema humile isolate Giens D197 chromosome 5, Lhum_UNIL_v1.0, whole genome shotgun sequence includes these proteins:
- the LOC105675175 gene encoding meiosis-specific nuclear structural protein 1-like isoform X2, giving the protein MDNMNIMDNQLNYDDPQFVTVLETCLKIEIATAKEELNTNMTELKRLKTIIRAELDKRKQLKEKSMQMDKIRAILSKTLTKSYESIREVSDNLEIMKANADDQYKLIQLQSQEYQNIVAEYKQTWHAYHAMYEKFPLAKARNAAKIKLEKLKIEYMVITFKKAEMTTIIKQKRDIDWIRTRSKIIEFATVMVERSKLKEKLRKLKVDVNYHTRKLHSIEGELQVLRKKEEDQKTLRKQKMLEMAPPKINIPYREIYAQNQMHKKDQEWKQITEFFDDNISVNTLALEELCINTISPEIIDVELEQESNPKFTAVQEENISNLESTVFSEKTNTRAASVAPDVEASAEKMVLIDDDVEMKKTHEQETQESRETVKAPSFRTKENSLKHSAPKNTQNEVEAKRIRLQSVDSRASSKITVPQQSVIVKKVDLKSPPTSFPKIRSIESVHYNVMPITPTPVQCNALARSSNVSPASRYEYCESEMSFDQMSKGLSSLCHDSLCNYKLSPTSNISSMYIDEDTRMASPPKRTLQDKKQADDRTLPFDFSNFLKKTKNDFTLF; this is encoded by the exons atggataatatgaatataatggATAATCAATTGAATTACGACGATCCTCAGTTTGTGACAGTACTAGAAACTTgtttgaaaatagaaattgcGACGGCTAAGGAAGAGCTGAATA CTAACATGACGGAACTAAAGAGACTGAAGACAATAATACGTGCTGAACTCGACAAAAGGAAGCAACTTAAGGAAAAATCTATGCAAATGGACAAAATTAGAGCGATATTAAGCAAGACTTTAACAAA ATCATACGAAAGCATTCGCGAAGTTTCGGATAATCTAGAAATAATGAAAGCGAATGCCGATGatcaatacaaattaattcaacTTCAATCGCAGGAGTATCAAAACATCGTTGCCGAATATAAGCAAACATGGCATGCTTATCAT GCTATGTACGAGAAGTTTCCGTTGGCGAAAGCCAGGAACGCGGCCAAAATCAAGTTGGAGAAACTTAAAATCGAGTACATGGTCATAACTTTTAAGAAAGCAGAAATGACGACGATCATCAAGCAGAAGCGAGATATCGACTGGATCCGAACACGCAGCAAGATAATTGAATTCGCCACCGTAATGGTGGAACGTTCGaagttaaaagaaaagttaagGAAGCTCAAAGTGGATGTGAATTATCATACAAGAAAATTGCATTCAATCGAAGGGGAG CTGCAAGTGCTACGCAAGAAGGAAGAGGATCAGAAAACACTTAGGAAACAAAAAATGCTGGAAATGGCACCgccaaaaattaatataccgTATCGAGAAATATACGCTCAAAATCAGATGCACAAGAAAGATCAGGAATGGAAACAAATTACGGAGTTCTTTGACG ATAATATATCGGTCAATACATTGGCTTTAGAAGAATTATGCATAAACACAATATCACCTGAGATAATAGACGTAGAACTGGAACAGGAGAGCAATCCAAAATTTACTGCAGTTCAGgaggaaaatatttctaatttagaAAGTACTGTCTTTTCTGAAAAAACTAATACGCGCGCCGCTTCGGTGGCACCGGATGTGGAAGCAAGTGCTGAAAAAATGGTCTTAATAGACGATGATGTAGAAATGAAAAAGACTCACGAGCAAGAGACACAGGAGTCACGCGAGACTGTTAAAGCACCAAGCTTCCGTACAAAAGAAAACTCGCTCAAGCATAGCGCGCCCAAGAATACACAGAATGAAGTTGAAGCAAAAAGAATTCGCCTTCAAAGCGTGGATAGCAGAGCAAGTAGTAAAATAACTGTTCCTCAGCAGTCGGTTATTGTCAAGAAAGTGGATTTGAAATCTCCACCTACGTCGTTTCCAAAAATTCGATCGATAGAATCAGTGCACTACAACGTTATGCCGATTACGCCGACACCTGTTCAATGTAACGCATTAGCCAGATCAAGTAATGTATCCCCTGCGTCGCGTTACGAATACTGTGAGAGCGAAATGTCCTTCGATCAAATGTCAAAAG GTCTATCATCATTGTGCCACGACTCGCtgtgcaattataaattatctccAACTTCCAATATATCGTCTATGTATATCGACGAAGACACGCGTATGGCTTCTCCTCCAAAACGTACTTTGCAGGATAAAAAACAGGCCGATGACAGGACATTAc CATTTGACTTTAGCAATTTTCTGAAGAAGACGAAAAATGACTTcactttattttga
- the LOC105675175 gene encoding myosin heavy chain, clone 203-like isoform X1 produces MINSVIFFAPFAIFTVHSLPPSSLPVIGATFVPKYTARIYGVTRGWWSTFNEPQSGVTTVRQTIELSRSKLNGDRPSAENTKIFAVRKECEENVRRSLANFAFLSRAVKMDNMNIMDNQLNYDDPQFVTVLETCLKIEIATAKEELNTNMTELKRLKTIIRAELDKRKQLKEKSMQMDKIRAILSKTLTKSYESIREVSDNLEIMKANADDQYKLIQLQSQEYQNIVAEYKQTWHAYHAMYEKFPLAKARNAAKIKLEKLKIEYMVITFKKAEMTTIIKQKRDIDWIRTRSKIIEFATVMVERSKLKEKLRKLKVDVNYHTRKLHSIEGELQVLRKKEEDQKTLRKQKMLEMAPPKINIPYREIYAQNQMHKKDQEWKQITEFFDDNISVNTLALEELCINTISPEIIDVELEQESNPKFTAVQEENISNLESTVFSEKTNTRAASVAPDVEASAEKMVLIDDDVEMKKTHEQETQESRETVKAPSFRTKENSLKHSAPKNTQNEVEAKRIRLQSVDSRASSKITVPQQSVIVKKVDLKSPPTSFPKIRSIESVHYNVMPITPTPVQCNALARSSNVSPASRYEYCESEMSFDQMSKGLSSLCHDSLCNYKLSPTSNISSMYIDEDTRMASPPKRTLQDKKQADDRTLPFDFSNFLKKTKNDFTLF; encoded by the exons ATGATCAATTCGGTCATATTTTTCGCTCCGTTCGCTATCTTCACTGTGCACTCGTTACCACCATCATCTCTTCCCGTGATCGGGGCCACATTCGTGCCAAAGTACACCGCGAGGATATATGGGGTGACGCGCGGTTGGTGGTCCACTTTTAACGAACCTCAGTCTGGAGTTACGACCGTTCGACAAACAATTGAACTTTCTCGAAGTAAACTAAACGGCGACCGACCGTCTGCCGAAAATACCAAAATTTTTGCGGTGCGAAAAGAGTGCGAGGAAAACGTACGACGGAGTCTCGCTAACTTCGCTTTTCTTTCACGCGCA gtaaaaatggataatatgaatataatggATAATCAATTGAATTACGACGATCCTCAGTTTGTGACAGTACTAGAAACTTgtttgaaaatagaaattgcGACGGCTAAGGAAGAGCTGAATA CTAACATGACGGAACTAAAGAGACTGAAGACAATAATACGTGCTGAACTCGACAAAAGGAAGCAACTTAAGGAAAAATCTATGCAAATGGACAAAATTAGAGCGATATTAAGCAAGACTTTAACAAA ATCATACGAAAGCATTCGCGAAGTTTCGGATAATCTAGAAATAATGAAAGCGAATGCCGATGatcaatacaaattaattcaacTTCAATCGCAGGAGTATCAAAACATCGTTGCCGAATATAAGCAAACATGGCATGCTTATCAT GCTATGTACGAGAAGTTTCCGTTGGCGAAAGCCAGGAACGCGGCCAAAATCAAGTTGGAGAAACTTAAAATCGAGTACATGGTCATAACTTTTAAGAAAGCAGAAATGACGACGATCATCAAGCAGAAGCGAGATATCGACTGGATCCGAACACGCAGCAAGATAATTGAATTCGCCACCGTAATGGTGGAACGTTCGaagttaaaagaaaagttaagGAAGCTCAAAGTGGATGTGAATTATCATACAAGAAAATTGCATTCAATCGAAGGGGAG CTGCAAGTGCTACGCAAGAAGGAAGAGGATCAGAAAACACTTAGGAAACAAAAAATGCTGGAAATGGCACCgccaaaaattaatataccgTATCGAGAAATATACGCTCAAAATCAGATGCACAAGAAAGATCAGGAATGGAAACAAATTACGGAGTTCTTTGACG ATAATATATCGGTCAATACATTGGCTTTAGAAGAATTATGCATAAACACAATATCACCTGAGATAATAGACGTAGAACTGGAACAGGAGAGCAATCCAAAATTTACTGCAGTTCAGgaggaaaatatttctaatttagaAAGTACTGTCTTTTCTGAAAAAACTAATACGCGCGCCGCTTCGGTGGCACCGGATGTGGAAGCAAGTGCTGAAAAAATGGTCTTAATAGACGATGATGTAGAAATGAAAAAGACTCACGAGCAAGAGACACAGGAGTCACGCGAGACTGTTAAAGCACCAAGCTTCCGTACAAAAGAAAACTCGCTCAAGCATAGCGCGCCCAAGAATACACAGAATGAAGTTGAAGCAAAAAGAATTCGCCTTCAAAGCGTGGATAGCAGAGCAAGTAGTAAAATAACTGTTCCTCAGCAGTCGGTTATTGTCAAGAAAGTGGATTTGAAATCTCCACCTACGTCGTTTCCAAAAATTCGATCGATAGAATCAGTGCACTACAACGTTATGCCGATTACGCCGACACCTGTTCAATGTAACGCATTAGCCAGATCAAGTAATGTATCCCCTGCGTCGCGTTACGAATACTGTGAGAGCGAAATGTCCTTCGATCAAATGTCAAAAG GTCTATCATCATTGTGCCACGACTCGCtgtgcaattataaattatctccAACTTCCAATATATCGTCTATGTATATCGACGAAGACACGCGTATGGCTTCTCCTCCAAAACGTACTTTGCAGGATAAAAAACAGGCCGATGACAGGACATTAc CATTTGACTTTAGCAATTTTCTGAAGAAGACGAAAAATGACTTcactttattttga